One genomic window of Fibrobacter sp. UBA4297 includes the following:
- the cps2T gene encoding beta 1-4 rhamnosyltransferase Cps2T has product MNDIQHIFIIGSKGIPGAYGGYETFVDKLTEYQENDKRFKYHVACKSTENGEFEYHNAHCFNVKVPPIGAVAAIIYDIQALLQSIRYIKKNNIQHPIIYCLACRIGPFMRIFQKKIHALGGKLYVNPDGHEWLRAKWSLPVRKYWKFSENLMVKYADLLICDSKNIEKYIRETYAKYKPNTTYIAYGAEIRKSHLADDDKTFVNWLDEKGLQPKQYYLVVGRFVPENNYETMIREFMASKTTKNFALITNVNKRFLEKLKKKTHFDKDPRIKFVGTVYDQELLMKIREQAYAYFHGHEVGGTNPSLLEALASSDLNLLLDVGFNREVAEDAAIYWTKQPHSLATTIEEADQLNSEVISHLASASTKRITDAYNWNYISNQYILIWNSTLQ; this is encoded by the coding sequence ATGAACGATATTCAGCATATTTTTATTATTGGAAGTAAAGGTATCCCCGGAGCGTATGGTGGATACGAAACCTTCGTTGATAAATTGACAGAATATCAGGAAAATGACAAACGCTTCAAATATCACGTAGCGTGTAAATCAACAGAAAATGGCGAATTTGAGTATCACAACGCCCATTGTTTCAATGTAAAAGTTCCCCCAATTGGTGCAGTAGCGGCAATCATTTATGATATCCAAGCCCTTTTGCAAAGCATCCGCTACATAAAAAAAAATAACATACAACACCCTATTATATATTGTCTAGCTTGTCGTATCGGTCCCTTCATGCGCATATTCCAAAAAAAAATTCACGCACTGGGAGGAAAACTATATGTGAATCCGGATGGTCATGAATGGCTTCGAGCAAAGTGGTCTCTGCCTGTCCGAAAATATTGGAAATTCAGCGAAAATCTGATGGTCAAATATGCAGACTTACTCATTTGTGATTCCAAGAACATCGAAAAATACATTCGCGAAACATACGCCAAATATAAACCAAACACTACATACATCGCTTACGGAGCAGAAATCCGCAAAAGCCACCTCGCTGATGACGACAAAACTTTCGTAAACTGGCTTGACGAAAAAGGTCTACAGCCCAAACAATATTATCTAGTTGTCGGTCGTTTCGTTCCTGAAAACAATTACGAAACGATGATTCGCGAATTCATGGCAAGCAAGACTACGAAGAATTTTGCATTAATCACGAACGTAAACAAGAGGTTCTTGGAAAAGCTCAAGAAAAAGACTCATTTCGACAAAGATCCCCGCATCAAGTTCGTTGGCACTGTTTATGACCAAGAACTTTTGATGAAAATTCGTGAACAAGCATATGCCTACTTTCATGGTCACGAAGTCGGCGGGACCAACCCAAGCTTGCTAGAAGCGCTCGCCAGTAGTGACTTAAACCTTCTTTTGGACGTGGGATTCAACCGAGAAGTAGCTGAAGACGCAGCAATATATTGGACAAAACAACCTCATAGTTTAGCGACAACCATAGAAGAAGCTGATCAACTCAATAGCGAAGTAATCAGCCACCTCGCTTCAGCAAGCACAAAAAGAATAACTGATGCCTACAATTGGAATTACATTTCCAATCAATACATTCTTATATGGAACAGCACCCTACAATAG